TTGAGATTGTAGAATGAGCCGTCATGATTTCCTTTGAAAACGTCCATTTCTGGTATGGGGATGAAGAAGAGACCGAAGCTACGTCTGTGCTCCGGGGGATTTCCTGTGTCCTTCGTGAGGGGGAGTTTGTTGTTCTTTTAGGGCGCAACGGTTCCGGGAAGTCAACCCTTGCCAAACACTGCAACGGACTTCTCCTCCCTAAAAGGGGTTTCGTTTTTGTCGATGGAATGGACACTAAGGATCCATCGGTCCTTTGGGAAATTCGAAGGAGAGTCGGTCTTGTTTTCCAAAACCCTGATAATCAGCTCGTAGCGACGACGGTTGAAGAGGATGTTGCCTTTGGTCCTGAGAACTTAGGACTTCCCCCCGAGGAAATCCGAAAAAGAGTCGACGAAGCTCTCGAGAGAGTAGGAATGGCCGAGTACAAGAAGCGCGAACCCCATACCCTTTCTGGTGGTCAGAAGCAGCGAGTGGCCATTGCTGGGGTTTTGGCCATGCGCCCAAAGTACCTCGTTCTTGATGAGGCTACGGCAATGCTTGATCCCGAGGGCAGGCAGGAGCTGCTTGAGCTTTTGCAGGAGCTCCGACAAGAAGTGGGTATCCTCCATATTACCCACAACGTGGAGGAGGCTTTGCTCGCGGATCGGGTGCTCGTTATCGACGAAGGGAGAATAGTTGCCGAGGGACATCCTCGTGAAGTGTTCCTCGTGGGGAAAGATATCGAGCGATGGGGTCTTGAGCTTCCCCAGATTGTGGATGTGGCGCTTCTTCTGTGGAAGGATTACCCCGACCTTTTCAAGGCACTCCCCCTCTCTCCAGACGAACTGGTGGATGCCCTGTGCTCATACTCGTAGAGAATATCTCTTTCACCTACCTTTCCGGTACACCCTTTGCGGTGCAAGCCCTTCGCAATGTTTCTCTCACCATCGAACGTGGTGAGAGTGTCGCTATTCTTGGACGAACTGGGTGTGGAAAATCCACCCTTGTGCAGCACCTCAACGGCCTCCTCATTCCTCAGGAGGGACGGGTTATCGTCGACGGGGTGGACACGAGGGTCAAAGGTGTAGCCCTTCGGGAGATACGTCGTAAAGTTGGGCTCGTCTTCCAGTACCCTGAGGATCAGATGTTCGAGGAGACCGTCTTTCGGGAAATTGCCTTTGCGCCTCGCAACATGGGAGTGGAGGGGGAGGAGCTTGAGGCTCGCGTGCGCTGGGCAATGGCAGCTGTGGGCCTTGATTACGATGCCCTTAAGGATAAAAGCCCTTTTGAGCTCTCGGGGGGACAGATGCGCCGGGTAGCCATTGCTAGCATTCTCTCCATGAAACCCGAGGTCCTTGTTCTCGATGAGCCAACGGCTGGTCTTGATCCCCAGGGAAGAACGATGCTCCTTGAGCGGCTCTGGGAGCTCCGCAAGCAATGGGGATTGACGATTGTCCTTGTTTCCCATAACGTTGAGGATGTGGCGCGTATCGCAGAACGAGTTGTGGTTCTCGAGAGAGGTTGTGTCGTCTTTGATGGCCCCGTGCGGGAATTTTTTGCCGATGAGGA
This genomic interval from Candidatus Caldatribacterium sp. contains the following:
- a CDS encoding energy-coupling factor transporter ATPase; protein product: MISFENVHFWYGDEEETEATSVLRGISCVLREGEFVVLLGRNGSGKSTLAKHCNGLLLPKRGFVFVDGMDTKDPSVLWEIRRRVGLVFQNPDNQLVATTVEEDVAFGPENLGLPPEEIRKRVDEALERVGMAEYKKREPHTLSGGQKQRVAIAGVLAMRPKYLVLDEATAMLDPEGRQELLELLQELRQEVGILHITHNVEEALLADRVLVIDEGRIVAEGHPREVFLVGKDIERWGLELPQIVDVALLLWKDYPDLFKALPLSPDELVDALCSYS
- a CDS encoding energy-coupling factor transporter ATPase — encoded protein: MLILVENISFTYLSGTPFAVQALRNVSLTIERGESVAILGRTGCGKSTLVQHLNGLLIPQEGRVIVDGVDTRVKGVALREIRRKVGLVFQYPEDQMFEETVFREIAFAPRNMGVEGEELEARVRWAMAAVGLDYDALKDKSPFELSGGQMRRVAIASILSMKPEVLVLDEPTAGLDPQGRTMLLERLWELRKQWGLTIVLVSHNVEDVARIAERVVVLERGCVVFDGPVREFFADEERMRRCGIVPSPLLRAAFLLRKRGFAVHPPLVPFDFYLEVKEKVLTRKRPCSVEA